One Patescibacteria group bacterium genomic window, CTCACGTTATTTCGCGGCATATAATCAGGAAGGCAGTGCATGAATAATATTATACAGGGCGATTGCCTGACGGTATTAAAAACCATGCCGTCCGAGTTTGTCGACTGTGTTGTAACGAGTCCGCCATATTGGGGCTTGCGTGATTATGGAACCGCGCAATGGCGAGGGGGCGACGCGAATTGTGACCATAAAAAATTAAGTCAAGGTAGGCCAACTTGGGGCGAGGGCAGCACTAATTCATCAACACTAAAGGGTCGGCCAACAAACGATAATCATGAACAAGAAGCGCATTATCTTGATATTTGCGGAAAATGCGGGGCGATACGCATAGACCAACAACTCGGTCTTGAAAAAACGCCGGAAGAATATGTTGACAAAATGGTAGAGATATTCAGAGAAGTTCGGCGGGTTTTAAAACCGGACGGAACGGCGTGGTTAAATTTGGGCGATTCGTATACGGGCGGTGGGCGCGGTAGTGGATATAGCGAAAAACAAGACAGCAATCGTGGGACGGTTGATATGCCACGAAGCATTGTTGCGCGGGGTCTCAAACCCAAAGACCTTGTGGGTATCCCGTGGCGTGTAGCATTCGCGCTCCAAGCCGATGGCTGGTGGTTGCGGCAGGATATTATCTGGCACAAACCGAATCCCATGCCGGAATCGGTTACAGACCGTTGCACGAAAGCGCATGAGTATATTTTTCTATTAGCGAAAGCGGAGAAGTATTATTATGACCAAGACGCAACAAAGGAGCCGATGGAAAGTTATCGTCCCGATATGGCAACAAAAGGAATTAGAACAGGTCTTGCTTATTTACAACAAACAAAAATTGCCAACAATTCAGTTAAGAATTTACAAAACAAAGGATTAACAACGCATACAATGCATATTAAACGAGCGGATGGAGTAGGCGAACCCGAAACAAATGGGCTACGCAATCGCCGCTCCGTCTGGACGGTTGCAACCGCCCCTTGCTCCGAAGCACATTTCGCCACGTTCCCGCCCGAACTGATACGCCCCTGCATACAAGCGGGTTGCCCGAAGGATGGCGTTGTTCTTGACCCGTTCATGGGCGCGGGGACTACCGCGATGGTTGCGGCGCAGGAAAACAGGCAATGGATTGGAATTGAACTCAACCCCGCGTATATCAAAATTGCAAATAAGCGAATAGCGACGGTAGAAAAAGGCGTAACAATTCAAGAGTTCAAGCAAGGCCAATCCACGTTATTTTAGCCCGTGTAAAGTAAAATCGAAAATATATTTTATTTTTTTTCTCGCAATAGACATAGAAAAAACTTCTAATATAATTTTTGGGGCGTTTTTATAATATTTCTCATCGCGCGTTATAATATACGTAGCGATGAAGAAAAAACTTTCAGAAGAAAACTTTAAAATACTCATCGAGTCCGCGAGAGCGGGCTTGACATTAGAACAAATCTCATATCGCCTTATGATTCCACAACGTACACTCCAAAGATGGATTACAGACCCCGATATTGTGGCGCAATATAAAAAAGCACGGCACGATAGCATGAACGATATCGCTGCGCGTATGGAGCGTGTCGCCAAAGGCCAAGAACCTCTCGCCACGCCGCAATCAATTACAGCGGCAATCTTCTACCTTAAAACCCAAGCGCAATGGCGCGAAACCGTCGACATCAATTCGACCGTAACGCTTGAAGTCAACAAGTTTAAGCAAGATATATTATCTGCGATTACAAAAGCGATTAAAGACCCCGCACTCGTTCAAAAGATTGCAGATGAAATCGAAAAAACCAGTACCGATAAATCTAGCGAGTGAGTTGCGCAGCATCGCCGCCGCTCGGCAAGACCCCGCAGCGCACGACGTAAATTCGTTCATTGAAAAAGTGTTTACTGATGAGACCGGGACGCCGATAAAGCAGGCAGATATGCATCGAGTATGGCATGAGCATATAAACGACTGCGAGAAGCGCGGGATATGGGCCGGAATATTAGGCCCATGGGGTCATGGGAAGACGGTGCAGGTGGTTATCGGGCGTACACTTTTCGACTTGGGTAGAAATCCAAATATGCGAATAAAAATAATCAGCGGCACGGATGATATCGCAAGCGCGCGCGTTTCGGTTTTAAAACAGCACATCGAGGGAGGAAAATTGCCATTCGCGCTACACCCGAACAAAGAACTTGGCTGGACGAATCATAAAATCTTTGTCGAGCGCGACGCGATAAGCAAAGACCCTAGCGTGGAAGGCAGAGGGATATTAAGTTCGGAGATGGGCGCACGCGTGGACAAACTTGTCTTTGACGACCCGGTGGACCTTAAAAATGCGATACAGCAACCAGCGTTGCGGCCGCAAGTGAAAGAGAGTTTCCGCAATACATGGCTATCGCGTTTGGAGCCGACCGGCATGGTTACTTATATTGGAACCGTGTGGCATGAAGACGACCTGAGTATGGAGTTGCTTTCTAACAAGCGTTTCAGTTTTCTAGTTATGTCAGTTAATAAATCTATGGACGGAATCGAATGCAGATATACGAACCGATAGGCAACGTGCCCGCTGCGCGTTGGTGGGCCGACGACGCAGGGCGCAAGTACACGATAGACCTCGCGCTCTGCTCGATATCGGTGCCGGACGGCATAACCGCCGCGGAAGTCGCGCGGCACAAGCCCGCGATGGCCGGATTCCTCGAATGTTTAAAGTCCGCGCACGACCCGCACGAGGCGGCCACGCGGATGCAGCCGGAAGTCGGCCCGGCGTTCGACGTGACGGGCCAGGCCGAGCACTACTTCCCGACCTGTTGGGTCGAGGCGCACCAGGCCGAGGCGACGCAACTGCTTATGGACCTCGATGCGCAAATATACGGGAACTGCTTATACAAGGGACTTAAACACTTAGATAATCCGAACCGGCTAATCAAGTGGGTAGATGATAAGCCAGTGGATATTATGACGCATCAGGGGAAGAACGAGCGGCGCAGGCAGCGCAGGATGGCAAGGAGTGGTTAGGTATATGAGCGCGAAAGAAATTAAAGTGGAAATGCGAATTAAGTATCCGCGTATCGTTTATTTACGCCATAGATTGGCACTGCTTCTATTCCGGCTGTCTTGCTGGCTTAGTCCTTTTTCTGTAACCGTGATACGTGAGAAATGAAATCCATCCTCGACATCCCCGTAGTTGACACCATCCCTCTCTGGGAGCGGTGGACTACCGAACGGCTGCGCAACCGCGCAGTTGAAATCGGTGAATTGGCCTTCGCGCGTGGATTCCGTAATATCGCCATATCAGACGAAGCGTTAATGTTTAAGCACTTCGACCGGGCTATTCGTATATGTCGCTCGCCTCTCATGCCAGAACACCCCAAATTTACCGGCGTTGACCTTGCCGGACCTAAGCGCGCCGGGACCGCGATTATAACTTTCGCGCTCATAGGAAAAGAGCGTTGGATTATTGACGTGCGCATTAAGCAACTGTCTAGCGTAGAGACGGCCGGAGAGATTGCAGACGTTGACCGCCTGTATCACCCGCGCCTTATTGCCGTTGAAGACAACGGATATCAGACAGCACTGCTTGACTGGATGCGGGCAGCCCGCCCTGGGCTGCCCGTTATCCCATTCCGCACGGGGTTACAGAAACTCGACCCGTGCGTCGGGCTGCCGTCGCTAGACATCGAACTCGAACAGGGCTTATGGGTTGTACCGTACGAGAAACAGCACGACCCCGACTGCCAGTGTGGGACGTGCAAATTCGTCGCGCAAGTGCGCTCATACCCGCTCGGCACCGAGACCGACGCGGTGATGGCGTGGTGGTTCGCGCGCGAGGCGTACGTGCAATTCGGCGGGGCGCAAGGCAGCCAGCCGCGTACGGGCGGGGGTGCGGAAGCGGCCAGGATATATAGGGAGGCGTGGTAATGGTAACATCGGCCGCAACGTCGCCGCGGGTGATAATAGGAAGAACCGGCACCGAGAATAACGGCGGGATATTCACCGAAGATTATAATACGAAGATGCAGCATCCGACGATATGGACGCATTTCGAGCGGATGGATAACGACCAGACCATTTATCAAATCAAGCAGGGGATTACGCTGCCAGTAAGAAGAGCGGAGTTTGAGTTGGAAGGGGACTCGAAAGAAATAAAAGAATGGGTCGAGTCGCAGTTATTTGATGACCGGCGCTTCGAGAACTGGCTCGAACAGGCGCTTGAATATTACTTCTGGGGCTTTGCTATGTTCGAGGTTACGTATGCCGTCGAAGAGGGGAAGACGGTATGGCAGGACATCGGCTATCGGCATCAGCGTACAATCGAAAAGTGGAACTTCGACGGGGACACGCTCCGGGATATCGAGCAAATGGCTGAAGACCTCGGCACGGGCGCATATAAAACGGTAAATATTCCAGCGGATAAATTAATGTTATTTACTGCGAACCAACGCGGCCGCAGTTACGCGGGCAAGGGACTATACCGCGTGCTCTGGAAAATATGGAGCATGAAGGAAGCCGTCGAGAAGTATCTCGCCATGTACTGCGAACGCATCGGCGCGGGGATACCAGTCGTAACGATACCGACCGGCATGAGCGACGCGGACGCGGACAAACTCGAAACGATAATGAAAAAGTTCCGCGCGGGCGAGCACCAGTATTTTATCGGCACCGCCGGGATGACAGTTGATTTACTGCAAGGAGGCACACAAGGCCAGACCGACTTGATAGCCGTGATAAAACATTACGAAGAGGATATGGCGAAAGCCGCCCTGCTGCAATTCCTGAACCTCGGCACGACGCAGACGGGCAGCCGGTCGCTTGGCGAGGACATGTCGGCGTTTTTCCTCCGGTCCGCGCAAGCGATGGGGGACTATATCGCGGAGGTATTTAACCGCGAGATAAAACGCCTATGCTCGTTCAATTTCCCGAACGAGGAGGATTATCCTACGCTCGTCGTACGCGGCATAGCGGAAAAAGATGTTGAGGGGCTATCGAGAGCATTTAAGAACTTCGTTGACGCGGGCGCGATTGACGCGAAAGACCCGAAGATACAAGTTTACACGCGGGCGTTGATGGACCTCCCGGAGATGGATGAGGACGACCTG contains:
- a CDS encoding site-specific DNA-methyltransferase, whose amino-acid sequence is MNNIIQGDCLTVLKTMPSEFVDCVVTSPPYWGLRDYGTAQWRGGDANCDHKKLSQGRPTWGEGSTNSSTLKGRPTNDNHEQEAHYLDICGKCGAIRIDQQLGLEKTPEEYVDKMVEIFREVRRVLKPDGTAWLNLGDSYTGGGRGSGYSEKQDSNRGTVDMPRSIVARGLKPKDLVGIPWRVAFALQADGWWLRQDIIWHKPNPMPESVTDRCTKAHEYIFLLAKAEKYYYDQDATKEPMESYRPDMATKGIRTGLAYLQQTKIANNSVKNLQNKGLTTHTMHIKRADGVGEPETNGLRNRRSVWTVATAPCSEAHFATFPPELIRPCIQAGCPKDGVVLDPFMGAGTTAMVAAQENRQWIGIELNPAYIKIANKRIATVEKGVTIQEFKQGQSTLF